One Pichia kudriavzevii chromosome 3, complete sequence genomic window carries:
- a CDS encoding uncharacterized protein (PKUD0C00880; similar to Saccharomyces cerevisiae YIL080W): MEIDSIKNKNYRGRNFDSYKRNKNYNRNYNGGYAGRKPRQRKFKLVRNQKVVGSDIAINPPTIENANLQLKNEIQHSTKFDKYILDNKDIENLSVSNVYMDRKELPLLKVKNELFKECVALVDSGASRNFLDYEFVKSHQLENYLEPTEFEDVVAANKKTISVKGELTLELQFKLRDEWQNENIRFLVLENINHKMILGFPFVKDHGNKVDWENIEKETETPEIPDIEEQIESSDENDLEETQENELIGINSMRAVRRNLKNVDNYPLLLFVQSVEEKENNNVLEEPYDGVDGIRKKIHEEFRDVVTNDQPTSLPPQRDLTHRIILIEPTKSTYRRQYKLSYSEKQELNKQVDELLKQGFIKPSSSPFNSPVLFVKKKDGSMRMCVDYRLLNNNTVKDKFPIPRIDELITCFGGASVFSKLDLMSGYFQVRIAENDMEKTAFSTDYGHYEWVVMPFGLTNAPSTFQRMMNRILAPYLNQFVQVYLDDIIIYSKTVEEHYSHIEKILELLRRNKLIAKKKKCSFYFKTLGFLGHLISSRGIQTDPAKIDKIKSWPIPKNAKDAQSFLGLAGYYRRFIKDYSKIASPIMEFANKKCVWKEPQDKAFEELKGKLINAPILVHPIWEDGYTFVVHTDACGTALGYVLEQLDSDGKLRGVIAYGSRKLIGSELNYSIYDREFLAVVEALKNWRYYLLNRHFVLKTDHRSLVYLKRQNAIDSHRVARWLDYLADYDFTIQYVKGPTNSVADALSRYPYEEKEVGINTIESVLTPNQELLERIIKSYDEDNEIKEIYDILKENLPIPKSIHNHIKHYSIEDNLLYFSVVKGGNDRRIVVSPKSKLVQEIIGNAHDGNSAGHFGYFKTYMRLHPMFYWPNMLKSVKRYCQRCTVCQKTKPETTGQRGLFSPLPIPEGRWTDISLDFVTGVPRCKNGHDMILVVVDRFTKMAHFIPTRKTATAEQCAKLMVDNCFKLHGIPKRMVSDKDIRFMNKFWFTVYKIFGTSLLFSTTNHPQTDGQTERTNRILNQLLRNYASNDLYSWDKWLSMAEFAYNSSHQVSIGSSPFEVCYGYLPDSPMFISSSRVSSRRYSNKAEEFALEMKVIMENVKENMIEAQRSQETQHNKSRVYETFEVGDWILLHKDAYGSDRLYYKIQPVYYGPYKVVKKISDNAYEVDLPKTNKKDRVINVRWLRRFLQTDKQFPKVPPRTIAEARSRLTEIIGIAGIDETNDTLDVYWKDCDPCHSSSIPFSLFLEIPEDLQRTLWDNAKAIDKDNKLRDEVSKAAE, from the exons ATGGAAATAGACTCcattaaaaataaaaattatcGTGGTCGGAATTTTGACagttataaaagaaacaagaattACAACAGAAACTATAATGGTGGTTACGCTGGTAGAAAAC CAAGACAgagaaaatttaaattaGTTAGGAACCAAAAGGTGGTTGGTTCCGATATTGCTATAAACCCACCTACAatagaaaatgcaaatctGCAATTAAAGAACGAGATTCAACACTCTACTAAGTTTGACAAGTATATACTAGATAACAAGGATATAGAAAATTTAAGTGTTTCGAACGTTTACATGGATAGGAAAGAACTTCCGCTTTTGAAAGTTAAAAATGAATTATTTAAGGAATGTGTTGCTTTAGTTGACAGCGGTGCGTCAAGAAACTTTTTGGATTACGAATTCGTTAAATCACAtcaattagaaaattatttAGAGCCTacagaatttgaagatgttgtcGCCGCTAATAAGAAAACGATCAGCGTTAAAGGAGAATTAACCTTAGAATTACAATTTAAGCTAAGAGACGAATGgcaaaatgagaatattaGATTCTTAGTCTTAGAGAATATCAACCATAAAATGATATTAGGTTTCCCATTTGTTAAAGATCATGGAAATAAAGTTGACTGGGAAAATATCGAAAAGGAAACGGAAACTCCTGAAATCCCAGATATCGAAGAACAAATAGAGTCAAGCGACGAAAACGACTTAGaagaaacacaagaaaatgaacttaTAGGTATTAACTCCATGCGTGCAGTTAGaagaaatttaaagaatgttgataattatcCATTATTACTGTTTGTGCAgtcagttgaagaaaaagaaaacaataatgttttagaaGAACCTTACGATGGTGTTGATGGAATTAGGaagaaaattcatgaagaaTTTAGAGATGTGGTGACCAATGACCAACCCACCAGTTTACCTCCCCAAAGGGATTTGACTCACAGAATTATACTCATTGAACCTACCAAGAGTACATACAGACGCCAGTACAAATTAAGTTAttcagagaaacaagagcTGAATaaacaagttgatgaaCTGCTAAAACAAGGTTTTATCAAGCCTAGCTCCAGTCCTTTCAATAGTCCTGTATTATTtgtcaagaagaaagatggtaGTATGAGAATGTGTGTCGATTATAGGTTATTAAACAACAATACGGTAAAAGACAAGTTCCCAATACCACGAATCGATGAATTAATCACATGTTTTGGAGGAGCTTCagtattttccaagttggatttgatgtCAGGGTACTTTCAGGTCAGAATCGCAGAAAATGATATGGAAAAAACAGCCTTTTCCACAGATTACGGTCACTACGAGTGGGTTGTGATGCCTTTCGGTTTAACCAACGCCCCTAGtactttccaaagaatGATGAATAGGATTCTAGCACCTTATTTGAACCAATTTGTTCAGGTGTACCTGGATGATATTATAATTTACTCAAAGACTGTCGAAGAACACTACAGtcacattgaaaaaatattggaattgctCAGGAGAAATAAGCTGATTgcgaagaaaaagaaatgctCATTTTACTTCAAAACCTTAGGTTTCTTAGGACATCTCATTTCAAGCAGAGGTATCCAGACTGACCCTGCTAAGATagacaaaatcaagagTTGGCCAATTCCGAAAAACGCCAAAGACGCTCAATCATTCCTAGGATTAGCTGGTTATTATCgaagatttatcaaagattaTTCTAAGATTGCATCTCCTATAATGGAATTCGCAAATAAGAAATGTGTTTGGAAAGAACCTCAAGATAAAGCATTCGAAGAGCTGAAAGGAAAGTTGATTAATGCCCCAATTTTAGTACATCCTATTTGGGAAGATGGTTATACATTTGTGGTGCACACAGATGCTTGTGGTACTGCGTTAGGTTACGTGTTAGAACAGCTTGATTCAGATGGAAAATTACGTGGTGTAATAGCCTATGGCTCCAGGAAATTAATAGGTTCAGAATtaaattattcaatataTGACCGTGAATTTCTCGCTGTTGTCGAAGCATTAAAGAACTGGCGTTACTATTTATTAAATCGGCACTTtgtattgaaaacagatCACAGATCGTTGGTCTATTTAAAGCGACAGAATGCAATAGATAGCCATAGAGTGGCCAGATGGTTGGATTATTTAGCTGATTACGATTTCACCATTCAGTACGTGAAAGGTCCTACTAATTCAGTAGCAGACGCTTTGTCTAGGTACCCCTACGAGGAGAAAGAAGTTGGTATCAACACAATAGAATCGGTGTTAACACCAAATCAGGAACTGCTAGAACGGATCATTAAGTCGTACgatgaagacaatgaaATTAAGGAGATATACGACATattgaaagagaatttgCCGATCCCGAAGTCAATCCATAACCACATCAAacattattcaattgaGGATAATTTACTATATTTCTCAGTGGTTAAAGGAGGAAATGATCGAAGAATAGTAGTCTCCCCTAAGTCTAAGTTGGTTCAGGAAATTATTGGTAACGCTCATGACGGTAACTCTGCTGGTCATTTCGggtatttcaaaacatacATGAGACTTCACCCTATGTTCTACTGGCCAAATATGCTAAAAAGCGTGAAGagatattgtcaaagatGTACGGTTTGCCAGAAAACCAAACCCGAGACAACTGGTCAAAGAGGATTATTTTCCCCTCTTCCAATTCCTGAAGGAAGATGGACAGACATCAGTTTGGATTTTGTCACAGGTGTTCCCAGATGCAAAAATGGACACGATATGATTTTGGTAGTGGTGGATAGATTCACGAAGATGGCACATTTCATCCCCACTAGGAAAACTGCAACCGCAGAGCAATGTGCAAAATTGATGGTAGATAATTGTTTTAAATTACATGggattccaaaaagaatggtttcGGATAAAGATATAAGGTTCATGAATAAATTTTGGTTTACGGTGTACAAGATATTTGGTACATCCTTACTTTTCTCGACCACTAATCATCCTCAAACCGATGGTCAAACAGAAAGAACGAACAGAATCTTAAACCAATTACTAAGGAATTATGCGAGTAACGATCTCTACAGTTGGGACAAATGGTTGTCAATGGCCGAATTTGCCTACAATAGTTCCCATCAAGTCTCGATAGgttcatcaccatttgaagtttgctATGGTTACTTACCAGACTCGCCAATGTTTATTTCTAGCAGTCGTGTTTCAAGTAGAAGGTACAGCAATaaagctgaagaattcgCATTAGAAATGAAAGTCATCATGGAAAAtgtgaaagaaaacatgattGAAGCGCAAAGAAGTCAGGAAACACAGCATAATAAGTCGAGAGTGTACgaaacatttgaagttggagaTTGGATACTATTACACAAAGATGCATATGGTAGTGATAGATTGtattacaaaatacaaCCGGTATACTACGGACCCTACAAGGTTGTCAAAAAGATATCAGACAACGCTTACGAAGTTGATTTACCGAAAACGAATAAAAAGGATAGAGTAATCAATGTCAGATGGCTTAGAAGATTCTTACAAACGGATAAACAGTTTCCCAAGGTACCCCCAAGAACAATAGCTGAAGCAAGAAGTAGACTGACCGAGATTATCGGTATAGCTGGTATCGACGAAACAAACGATACATTGGATGTCTACTGGAAAGATTGTGACCCTTGTCATAGTTCAAGCatcccattttcattatttttagagATCCCAGAAGATTTACAGAGAACTTTATGGGATAATGCAAAAGCAATTGATAAGGACAATAAACTTCGGGACGAAGTTTCTAAAGCGGCGGAGTAA